A window from Cygnus olor isolate bCygOlo1 chromosome 13, bCygOlo1.pri.v2, whole genome shotgun sequence encodes these proteins:
- the PABIR2 gene encoding PABIR family member 2 isoform X3, whose translation MFSVRWRWDDNSQVFQPYVLRTRRNSTTVMSRHSMLLSSSPIRIPSSRLHQIRREEGVDLMNRETAHEREVQTAMQISQSWEESLSLSDNDLDKSEKSSSPKRIDFIPVSPAPSPTRGIGKQCFSPSLQMFVSSNGLPPSPIPSPTRRFSNRRSQSPINCIRPSVLGPIKRKGEMETESQPKRLFQGTTNMLSPDVTHLTDLSSCLSSDILDGSSSSVGSSSDSLTKGSITTESPVTCSNSCSSFILMDDLSPK comes from the exons ATGTTTTCCGTGCGCTGGAGATGGGA tgaCAACTCGCAGGTTTTTCAGCCTTACGTGTTGCGAACTCGCAGGAACAGTACAACAGTTATGAGCCGTCACAGTATG ttgctgtcaTCATCTCCCATTCGTATTCCTAGTAGTCGACTTCATCAGATCAGAAGG GAAGAAGGAGTGGATTTAATGAACAGAGAAACAGCACACGAAAG GGAAGTGCAAACAGCAATGCAGATAAGCCAATCATGGGAGGAAAGCTTGAGCCTG AGTGACAATGACTTGGACAAGTCTGAGAAATCTTCCTCCCCAAAGAGAATAGACTTCATTCCAGTTTCGCCGGCACCTTCACCTACAAGAGGAATAGGAAAG CAATGTTTTTCACCGTCATTGCAAATGTTTGTGAGCAGTAATGGATTACCTCCAAGTCCTATTCCCAGTCCAACAAGGCGATTCTCCAA CAGGAGGAGTCAAAGTCCAATCAACTGTATCAGGCCTAGTGTTCTTGGCcctattaaaagaaaag GTGAAATGGAAACTGAAAGTCAGCCAAAGAGACTTTTTCAAGGAACAACCAACATGCTTTCTCCAGATGTTACACATCTGACAGATCTCAGTTCATG cctgtcttcagacATACTTGATGGGAGTAGCAGCAGTGTTGGCTCTTCCTCTGATTCGCTGACTAAAGGCAGCATAACCACAGAGTCTCCAGTAACGTGTTCAAATTCATGCTCTTCATTCATTTTGATGGATGATCTCTCACCTAAGTGA
- the LOC121077596 gene encoding P2R1A-PPP2R2A-interacting phosphatase regulator 1 isoform X2 — protein MAQEKMELDLELPPGSAAAPSDGGGLRRSNSAPLIHGLSDNSQVFQANVLRTRRNSTTVMNRHSLFVPSSPIRIPSSRLHQIKQEEGMNLMNRETVHEREVQVAMQMSQSWEESLSLSDNDFEKSSSPKQVDFVPVSPAPSPTRGIGKQCFSPSLQSLVSSSGLPPSPSPSPTRRFSRRSQSPINCIRPSVLGSIKRKGVTEMEDHPKRLFQGSMNVLTPEISHHTDSVGCLSSHALDDNRSSAGSSCDSPAEVSANTDSPVSLSDSRSPFLPVDLTAKLPID, from the exons aTGGCTCAGGAGAAAATGGAGCTGGACCTGGAGCTGCCGCCGGGGAGCGCCGCGGCCCCGAGCGACGGGGGCGGCCTGAGGAGATCCAACAGCGCCCCCCTCATCCACGGGCTCAG TGATAATTCACAGGTGTTCCAGGCTAACGTGTTGCGAACCCGCAGGAACAGTACCACAGTTATGAATCGTCACAGTCTG tttgTGCCATCATCTCCTATACGTATTCCTAGCAGCCGTCTTCATCAAATCAAACAG GAAGAAGGAATGAATTTGATGAACAGAGAAACAGTACATGAAAG aGAAGTGCAAGTAGCAATGCAGATGAGCCAGTCATGGGAGGAGAGCTTGAGCCTG AGTGacaatgattttgaaaaatcatcATCACCAAAGCAAGTAGACTTTGTCCCAGTCTCTCCAGCTCCTTCACCTACCAGAGGAATAGGGAAG CAATGTTTCTCACCATCTTTGCAAAGTTTGGTTAGTAGCAGTGGATTACCTCCAAGTCCTAGCCCAAGTCCAACACGGAGATTTTCAAG GAGAAGCCAGAGTCCAATTAACTGCATTCGACCAAGTGTTCTTGggtcaataaaaagaaaag GGGTAACAGAGATGGAAGATCATCCAAAAAGACTATTCCAAGGATCCATGAACGTGCTTACTCCTGAAATTTCACATCACACGGACAGTGTGGGATG tttgtcGTCACATGCTCTTGATGACAATAGAAGCAGTGCAGGCTCTTCTTGCGACTCGCCAGCTGAAGTTAGCGCCAACACAGACTCTCCAGTCTCCCTGTCTGACTCCAGATCTCCATTTTTACCAGTAGACCTTACAGCTAAGTTACCTATCGATTGA
- the PABIR2 gene encoding PABIR family member 2 isoform X1, whose translation MAQEKMELDLELPPGSAAAPSDGGGLRRSNSAPLIHGLSDNSQVFQPYVLRTRRNSTTVMSRHSMLLSSSPIRIPSSRLHQIRREEGVDLMNRETAHEREVQTAMQISQSWEESLSLSDNDLDKSEKSSSPKRIDFIPVSPAPSPTRGIGKQCFSPSLQMFVSSNGLPPSPIPSPTRRFSNRRSQSPINCIRPSVLGPIKRKGEMETESQPKRLFQGTTNMLSPDVTHLTDLSSCLSSDILDGSSSSVGSSSDSLTKGSITTESPVTCSNSCSSFILMDDLSPK comes from the exons ATGGCTCAGGAGAAAATGGAGCTGGACCTGGAGCTGCCGCCGGGGAGCGCCGCGGCCCCGAGCGACGGGGGCGGCCTGAGGAGATCCAACAGCGCCCCCCTCATCCACGGGCTCAG tgaCAACTCGCAGGTTTTTCAGCCTTACGTGTTGCGAACTCGCAGGAACAGTACAACAGTTATGAGCCGTCACAGTATG ttgctgtcaTCATCTCCCATTCGTATTCCTAGTAGTCGACTTCATCAGATCAGAAGG GAAGAAGGAGTGGATTTAATGAACAGAGAAACAGCACACGAAAG GGAAGTGCAAACAGCAATGCAGATAAGCCAATCATGGGAGGAAAGCTTGAGCCTG AGTGACAATGACTTGGACAAGTCTGAGAAATCTTCCTCCCCAAAGAGAATAGACTTCATTCCAGTTTCGCCGGCACCTTCACCTACAAGAGGAATAGGAAAG CAATGTTTTTCACCGTCATTGCAAATGTTTGTGAGCAGTAATGGATTACCTCCAAGTCCTATTCCCAGTCCAACAAGGCGATTCTCCAA CAGGAGGAGTCAAAGTCCAATCAACTGTATCAGGCCTAGTGTTCTTGGCcctattaaaagaaaag GTGAAATGGAAACTGAAAGTCAGCCAAAGAGACTTTTTCAAGGAACAACCAACATGCTTTCTCCAGATGTTACACATCTGACAGATCTCAGTTCATG cctgtcttcagacATACTTGATGGGAGTAGCAGCAGTGTTGGCTCTTCCTCTGATTCGCTGACTAAAGGCAGCATAACCACAGAGTCTCCAGTAACGTGTTCAAATTCATGCTCTTCATTCATTTTGATGGATGATCTCTCACCTAAGTGA
- the PABIR2 gene encoding PABIR family member 2 isoform X2 — protein sequence MAQEKMELDLELPPGSAAAPSDGGGLRRSNSAPLIHGLSDNSQVFQPYVLRTRRNSTTVMSRHSMLLSSSPIRIPSSRLHQIRREEGVDLMNRETAHEREVQTAMQISQSWEESLSLSDNDLDKSEKSSSPKRIDFIPVSPAPSPTRGIGKQCFSPSLQMFVSSNGLPPSPIPSPTRRFSKRSQSPINCIRPSVLGPIKRKGEMETESQPKRLFQGTTNMLSPDVTHLTDLSSCLSSDILDGSSSSVGSSSDSLTKGSITTESPVTCSNSCSSFILMDDLSPK from the exons ATGGCTCAGGAGAAAATGGAGCTGGACCTGGAGCTGCCGCCGGGGAGCGCCGCGGCCCCGAGCGACGGGGGCGGCCTGAGGAGATCCAACAGCGCCCCCCTCATCCACGGGCTCAG tgaCAACTCGCAGGTTTTTCAGCCTTACGTGTTGCGAACTCGCAGGAACAGTACAACAGTTATGAGCCGTCACAGTATG ttgctgtcaTCATCTCCCATTCGTATTCCTAGTAGTCGACTTCATCAGATCAGAAGG GAAGAAGGAGTGGATTTAATGAACAGAGAAACAGCACACGAAAG GGAAGTGCAAACAGCAATGCAGATAAGCCAATCATGGGAGGAAAGCTTGAGCCTG AGTGACAATGACTTGGACAAGTCTGAGAAATCTTCCTCCCCAAAGAGAATAGACTTCATTCCAGTTTCGCCGGCACCTTCACCTACAAGAGGAATAGGAAAG CAATGTTTTTCACCGTCATTGCAAATGTTTGTGAGCAGTAATGGATTACCTCCAAGTCCTATTCCCAGTCCAACAAGGCGATTCTCCAA GAGGAGTCAAAGTCCAATCAACTGTATCAGGCCTAGTGTTCTTGGCcctattaaaagaaaag GTGAAATGGAAACTGAAAGTCAGCCAAAGAGACTTTTTCAAGGAACAACCAACATGCTTTCTCCAGATGTTACACATCTGACAGATCTCAGTTCATG cctgtcttcagacATACTTGATGGGAGTAGCAGCAGTGTTGGCTCTTCCTCTGATTCGCTGACTAAAGGCAGCATAACCACAGAGTCTCCAGTAACGTGTTCAAATTCATGCTCTTCATTCATTTTGATGGATGATCTCTCACCTAAGTGA
- the LOC121077596 gene encoding P2R1A-PPP2R2A-interacting phosphatase regulator 1 isoform X1 yields the protein MAQEKMELDLELPPGSAAAPSDGGGLRRSNSAPLIHGLSDNSQVFQANVLRTRRNSTTVMNRHSLFVPSSPIRIPSSRLHQIKQEEGMNLMNRETVHEREVQVAMQMSQSWEESLSLSDNDFEKSSSPKQVDFVPVSPAPSPTRGIGKQCFSPSLQSLVSSSGLPPSPSPSPTRRFSSRRSQSPINCIRPSVLGSIKRKGVTEMEDHPKRLFQGSMNVLTPEISHHTDSVGCLSSHALDDNRSSAGSSCDSPAEVSANTDSPVSLSDSRSPFLPVDLTAKLPID from the exons aTGGCTCAGGAGAAAATGGAGCTGGACCTGGAGCTGCCGCCGGGGAGCGCCGCGGCCCCGAGCGACGGGGGCGGCCTGAGGAGATCCAACAGCGCCCCCCTCATCCACGGGCTCAG TGATAATTCACAGGTGTTCCAGGCTAACGTGTTGCGAACCCGCAGGAACAGTACCACAGTTATGAATCGTCACAGTCTG tttgTGCCATCATCTCCTATACGTATTCCTAGCAGCCGTCTTCATCAAATCAAACAG GAAGAAGGAATGAATTTGATGAACAGAGAAACAGTACATGAAAG aGAAGTGCAAGTAGCAATGCAGATGAGCCAGTCATGGGAGGAGAGCTTGAGCCTG AGTGacaatgattttgaaaaatcatcATCACCAAAGCAAGTAGACTTTGTCCCAGTCTCTCCAGCTCCTTCACCTACCAGAGGAATAGGGAAG CAATGTTTCTCACCATCTTTGCAAAGTTTGGTTAGTAGCAGTGGATTACCTCCAAGTCCTAGCCCAAGTCCAACACGGAGATTTTCAAG CAGGAGAAGCCAGAGTCCAATTAACTGCATTCGACCAAGTGTTCTTGggtcaataaaaagaaaag GGGTAACAGAGATGGAAGATCATCCAAAAAGACTATTCCAAGGATCCATGAACGTGCTTACTCCTGAAATTTCACATCACACGGACAGTGTGGGATG tttgtcGTCACATGCTCTTGATGACAATAGAAGCAGTGCAGGCTCTTCTTGCGACTCGCCAGCTGAAGTTAGCGCCAACACAGACTCTCCAGTCTCCCTGTCTGACTCCAGATCTCCATTTTTACCAGTAGACCTTACAGCTAAGTTACCTATCGATTGA